One segment of Alnus glutinosa chromosome 2, dhAlnGlut1.1, whole genome shotgun sequence DNA contains the following:
- the LOC133861438 gene encoding pentatricopeptide repeat-containing protein At5g06540-like: protein MFPLKPLFFTKHFNLRSYTSLPLPPPMPKPPRLSLLADQCTSMHQLKQVHAQMIVSARIHDAFAASRLLSFCALSESGDIGYALKIFENTQTPNGFMWNTLIRAHAGGAYACEAVFLYAKMRRLGVVPGRHTFPFLLKACSKIFSLGLCKQVHTHVVKFGLDLDLHVVNGLVRGYSVSSSLGDARMVFEEYPERNLSIWTTMIGGYEQNFCSNEALVLFDQMVAEGFEPNSVTLASVLSACARSGCLELGERIHAYTKEKGIDIGVILGTALLHMYAKNGAILAAKDLFESICEKNVATWNAMICGLASHGHAEEALGLFWKLEKEQVVPNDITFVGVLSACCHAGLIDVGSEIFYSMKGVYGIEPKIEHYGCMVDLLGRGGKLLEAEKLVKGMVWKPDVVILGALLAACKNHGNIEVAERVVKKILVLEPHNHGVYVVLSNMYAGAGKWEDVMRLRKVMKEGSLKKTPGWSLVDNDTFVYKYASEDTHPVEQHSKRK from the coding sequence ATGTTCCCGCTAAAACCTCTCTTCTTCACCAAACACTTCAACTTGCGCTCTTACACATCTCTTCCTCTGCCCCCACCAATGCCTAAGCCTCCTCGCCTTTCTCTCCTAGCGGACCAATGCACCTCAATGCACCAACTCAAGCAAGTCCATGCCCAGATGATTGTCTCCGCTCGCATCCACGACGCTTTCGCGGCTAGCCGATTGCTATCCTTCTGCGCTCTATCCGAGTCGGGAGATATCGGGTATGCTTTAAAGATATTCGAAAACACGCAAACCCCAAATGGGTTCATGTGGAATACGCTGATTAGAGCTCATGCTGGTGGAGCATACGCTTGTGAGGCTGTGTTTCTTTATGCGAAGATGAGGAGGCTCGGTGTTGTGCCGGGCAGGCACACGTTCCCTTTTCTTCTCAAGGCTTGTTCTAAAATTTTCTCGCTTGGGTTGTGCAAACAGGTTCATACCCATGTTGTGAAATTTGGGTTGGATTTGGATTTGCATGTGGTTAATGGATTGGTGAGGGGTTACTCTGTTTCGAGTAGTTTGGGGGATGCCCGGATGGTGTTTGAGGAATATCCTGAGAGGAATTTGAGTATTTGGACGACAATGATTGGGGGTTATGAGCAGAATTTTTGTTCGAACGAGGCTTTGGTActttttgatcaaatggttgCTGAGGGGTTTGAACCGAACAGTGTGACTCTGGCCTCTGTGTTATCTGCTTGTGCTCGATCGGGCTGTTTAGAATTGGGAGAAAGAATTCATGCGTATACGAAGGAGAAGGGGATTGACATTGGAGTGATTCTTGGCACGGCATTGCTGCATATGTATGCAAAGAATGGAGCAATTTTGGCAGCTAAAGATTTGTTTGAGAGTATTTGTGAAAAGAATGTTGCAACTTGGAATGCGATGATTTGTGGGTTGGCAAGTCATGGACATGCTGAAGAAGCACTTGGTCTCTTTTGGAAGCTAGAGAAGGAGCAGGTTGTGCCAAATGATATCACGTTCGTTGGGGTTTTATCTGCCTGTTGCCATGCTGGCTTGATTGATGTTGgaagtgaaattttttattccatGAAGGGGGTGTATGGCATTGAGCCAAAGATTGAACATTATGGGTGCATGGTTGATCTTCTTGGGAGGGGTGGGAAGCTGCTAGAAGCAGAGAAATTGGTAAAAGGAATGGTGTGGAAGCCTGATGTGGTGATTTTGGGAGCATTGTTGGCGGCTTGTAAAAATCATGGAAATATCGAGGTTGCTGAAAGAGtggtaaaaaaaattcttgttttgGAACCTCATAATCACGGTGTTTATGTCGTCTTGTCCAATATGTATGCAGGGGCTGGAAAGTGGGAGGATGTGATGAGGTTGAGAAAGGTGATGAAAGAAGGGAGCCTTAAGAAAACGCCTGGGTGGAGCCTGGTGGATAATGATACTTTTGTATATAAATATGCATCAGAAGACACCCATCCGGTTGAACAACACtcaaaaaggaaataa